ACCAGAGATCGTGAGGCCGCGCTACCCATCAAACGAACGAATTTGCTACCTTCTCGGACCTAGCATACGGCGGATGCTCGGTCGCGGGCGGGCATTGAGCTGCGTGGGCGCTGCAGCATCGGCACGGGCGACCGCCAGCGTGGTGGCCATGGCCCCAGGCACCGCACCCAGCCCTACGCCTAGCAGCGCACCACACGCCAGCAGCGCGGGCGCACCGGCGGGCAGCAGCCACAGCGTGGCGAAGCCCATGGGCAGCGTCAGCGCGCCGCACGCGGCGTGCGCGGCCAGCCAGCCCGGCAGCGCCGCGCGGTCGACCAAGCGCCACATCTGAGCGCCCACGGCAAGCCCGGCCAGCAGCCCCAGCCCGGCCAGCAGCCCCAGGCCCAGCGCCGATGACCGCAGCAGGGCGACGATTGTGGGCATAGAGAAGGCCAGCGCGCCCGGCAGTATCAGCGCCCCCGCGATGATGGCGTTGAAAAATCGCTGCAGCGTCGCAAGTGAACGGGGGCCGAAGAGCTTGCGCTGCACCAGCACCATAAGCTAGGGTAGGCCAACGCCCAGCGCCACAAATACCACCAGATAGCCAACCGAGCGCATGCCATCCACACGTCGATAGAAAATGCCCAGCAGCGAGCTGCCTAGCGCACAGCCCAGCCGAGCAGCCACAGCAAAAGCGCGCGTCGTTCCATATGGATCCTACACCGCCAAAATTAATACGCCGTCCGCCTAGTCTCGACAATCTTCCCCGTCTCGGCATCCACGCGGTAGGAGATAGAGACGCCCCGTCCGATGTAGGAGACCGACCACGTCGTATCCACGCCGGTCATCTGCTTTGTCCACGAGTTGATATACAGCAGCGTTTGGATATTGGTGATCTGGGAAGCCTGGATCTCGCGCTGCGCCTCGGGCCACGTGATAGCGATCACCTCCCGCGGGCCGAACTGCACGCGCTGAAGCCGAGCTGCCGCATCGGCGGGCAGCGCATCCGAGCTGCCGCCCTCGTCACCCCACCAGCGGATGCTGCGGCTGCGATCCTGTATCTCAAAGATTTTGTTGCCATACATCCCAGGCGCTACTTTTGACTCTTGGGGATCTTGCGCCGAAATGGTGAACTCCAGATCGTAGGGGCCATCCTCGGTCATCGCGGTGGGGGCGCTGGGGGATGCCGAGATCGACTCGACCTGGTAGCCCGCGCCAGCGCTGGCGGCCTGCTGCTGGGCCAGGGCGCGCAGCTCGGGCCACGTGAGCGGCTGGCACGCGACGAAGTGGCAGCGCTCGGCGGCCACGCCCGCGCAGGCCCCGGCCAGCAGCGCCACGGCGGCGCTCGCCGCCAGCCAGCCCTGGCGAGGGCGGGCGTAGCGCTCGGCGGTCTGGGCTGCCTCCGCCTCTTGCTGCTGGGGCAGATCACGCATCGCAAGGCCCAGCACGGCCCCCGGCAGCAGCCCCCAGCCCAGCCCGAAGATCGCCCCGGCCAGCAACGCGCTGGGCATCGCGACCCAGTAGAACCCAGGGCGGGCCAGCGCCACCACCAGCAGCACGCTCAGCGCCACGCCGCCGCCCATGGCCAGCATCCACTGCCGCCAGCGCCCGCGCAGCACCGGCCAGAGCCTGTGCAGTATGCCGCCCGCCAGCAGCGCGCTCACCAGCACGGTACACAGCACCCCCGACAGCAGCAAGAGAGGAGTGCCAAACGATGGAAACTGGCTGAGTCCGCGGTAGCCCATGCTCATAAGCAGGAGCAGCACCCACATAGACTCAAACAGATAGCGCGCCACCAGCCACACCAGGGCGCGGTCGCCGCCCAGACGCAGGGCCAGATGTGGGGCCACAACCCACAGCGCAAGAAACAGCGCAAGGCCCGCCAGCATGATCGCTGGGGATCCGATGCTGGCAACCACGCCACCTATAAGCCCACAAATAATCGCCGTAGCAAGCCACACAAGCCAGATCGCCCACGCACGCGCATTCATCGTTACACACATTTCTACAAAAAAACATCGCTCTGTAGAGATGGATACGCGCATCCAGGGGTAATGTTTCGCCCAGCGAGCGAGAAAAATGGTACCATACCACCGCAGCCAAGCGCACAGCAAAGGAGCAGCTATGGAACATCCGATTGACACCATCACCGTCCGCGCCAGCGCCAGCGAGGAGGTCTACGCCGACCGCGCCGACCTGCTGGTGTCGGTGCGCGGCTCCTCGCTCGTCACCGGCGGGGCGGCGCTCACCAAGGCCCAGGAGGTGCGCCAGCTGGTGCAGGATCTGGCCCGCGTGGGTCTGCCCGAGCAGGCGGTGACGCTGCGCTCGGTCACGGCGGAGACATCCAGCAGCGTGATCGGCAAAAGCTCGTCGGCCAACTACCAGCTGCGCGTGCGCACCCCGCTGGACAACCTAGCCAATGTGCTGGGCGCGATCACCGCGCAGAAAAACGCCCAGATCATCGCCACCACCTGGCTCTACGCCGACCTCGACGCGGTGCAGGATGGCCTGCTGCGCCAGGGCCTAGCCCGCGCCCGCGCCAAGGCCGAGCTGATCGCCCAGAGCCTGGGCAGCGCGCTCGACCGCGTGCACACCGCCACCGAGTCGCTGCTCGACCACGAGGAGGGGCGGCCCTTCTACCCCCAGGCGGCGATGGCGAAGGCTCCCCGCACACGCTCGCTCACATCCGAAGATCTGGGCATGGATGTGACCCACGCCAAGCGCATCACCGCCGAGGTCGAGGTGGTCTACCGCATCCGGCCCGCCTAGAGCATGCGGATCAGCTCGTGCTGGCCCGCGCCCAGCAGGTAGCAGGCCACAAACCGCGCCGGCTCGTCGCCAAGGTTGTCGAAGTGGGGCACCGGCGTGTCGGCAGGCTCGTAGAAGGCGTCGCCCGGGCCAAGCACCTGGGCTGGCTGGCCCTCGACCTGCACGCGGATGCTGCCCGCCAGCACACAGCCCACCACCGGGCAGGGGTGCAGGTGCAGCCCCGCCGCCTGGCGCGGCGCGAGCGTCACCTCCACCACCTCCACCCGCTCGACCGCGCGCTCCTCGGCCAGGGCCGCCGTCAGCAGGTGCTGGCGGGCGCTACGCTGCGTTGTATCGCTCTCCATGATCGATCTCCTCACTATGCTCGGTTGACACGCCCAGTCTAGCCATGTATTCTGCGCGCATCAATCGCCAAGATCCGAAGCGATCCTTTGAGAAAGTCGAACGATGCCGCGACATCGCACCAACCTCGACCTTGAGGCGCTGCGCAGCTTTGTGATGGGGGTGGAGCTGGGCAGCTTCGCCATGGCCGCCGAGCGCCTGTCCCGCTCGCCCTCCACCCTCAGCGGGCACCTGCGCAGGCTGGAGCAGCAGGCGGGCGCGCCGCTGTTCGAGCGCGCTGGGCGCGGCCTGGCGCTCACCGCGCAGGGCGAGGCGCTGCTGGGCTACGCCCGCCGCATGCTGGCCCTGAACGACGAGGCGCTGGACGCCCTGCGCGGCGCAGATCTGCGCGGCGGCGTGCGGCTAGGCGTGCAGGAGGACTTCGCCGAGGGGCTGCTGGCCGAGGTGCTGGCCCGCTTCGGACGCACCCACAGCGGCGTGCGGCTAGAGGTGCGCGTGGCCCGCAACGCCGACCTGGCGGCGCGGCTGGCCGCTGGCCAGCTCGACCTGGCCCTGCTGTGGGGCCAGCCGCCCGATACCGCCCAGGTGCTGCGCGAGCTGCCCATGGCCTGGATCGTGGGCGAGCGCGCCACGCCGCCGCCGGGCGATGCGCCGCTGCCGCTGGCCCTGTTCGACACACCCTGCCAGTTTCGCACAGCGGCCACCGCCGCGCTGGATAGCCACGGCCTAGCCTGGCGGGCCGCGCTCACCAGCCCCAGCCTCGCGGGCCTGTGGGCGGCCACGGCGGCGGGCATCGGCATCACCGCGCGCACGCGGCTGGGCCTGCCCGCCGGGGTGCGCGCGCTGGCCCCCGGCGAGCGCGGCCTGCCCGCGCTGCCGCGCATCGCGCTGGCGCTGCGCACGGCCGAGGATCGCCCGCCGCCCGCCGTCGCCCGCCTAGCCAGCATCCTGCGCGAGTCGGCCTCGCAGTGGTAGAAAGTACACTTATGTCGATATACATCGCCCGCCTGCGCATCGGCATCATCGCCATGGCGCTCGCCGCCTGCACCCAGCCGCAGGCCGCAGCCCCCACGACCATACCCGCCGCCCCAACGCCCGCCC
This portion of the Chloroflexia bacterium SDU3-3 genome encodes:
- a CDS encoding cupin domain-containing protein; its protein translation is MESDTTQRSARQHLLTAALAEERAVERVEVVEVTLAPRQAAGLHLHPCPVVGCVLAGSIRVQVEGQPAQVLGPGDAFYEPADTPVPHFDNLGDEPARFVACYLLGAGQHELIRML
- a CDS encoding MFS transporter; protein product: MLAGLALFLALWVVAPHLALRLGGDRALVWLVARYLFESMWVLLLLMSMGYRGLSQFPSFGTPLLLLSGVLCTVLVSALLAGGILHRLWPVLRGRWRQWMLAMGGGVALSVLLVVALARPGFYWVAMPSALLAGAIFGLGWGLLPGAVLGLAMRDLPQQQEAEAAQTAERYARPRQGWLAASAAVALLAGACAGVAAERCHFVACQPLTWPELRALAQQQAASAGAGYQVESISASPSAPTAMTEDGPYDLEFTISAQDPQESKVAPGMYGNKIFEIQDRSRSIRWWGDEGGSSDALPADAAARLQRVQFGPREVIAITWPEAQREIQASQITNIQTLLYINSWTKQMTGVDTTWSVSYIGRGVSISYRVDAETGKIVETRRTAY
- a CDS encoding SIMPL domain-containing protein, translating into MVPYHRSQAHSKGAAMEHPIDTITVRASASEEVYADRADLLVSVRGSSLVTGGAALTKAQEVRQLVQDLARVGLPEQAVTLRSVTAETSSSVIGKSSSANYQLRVRTPLDNLANVLGAITAQKNAQIIATTWLYADLDAVQDGLLRQGLARARAKAELIAQSLGSALDRVHTATESLLDHEEGRPFYPQAAMAKAPRTRSLTSEDLGMDVTHAKRITAEVEVVYRIRPA
- a CDS encoding LysR family transcriptional regulator, which encodes MPRHRTNLDLEALRSFVMGVELGSFAMAAERLSRSPSTLSGHLRRLEQQAGAPLFERAGRGLALTAQGEALLGYARRMLALNDEALDALRGADLRGGVRLGVQEDFAEGLLAEVLARFGRTHSGVRLEVRVARNADLAARLAAGQLDLALLWGQPPDTAQVLRELPMAWIVGERATPPPGDAPLPLALFDTPCQFRTAATAALDSHGLAWRAALTSPSLAGLWAATAAGIGITARTRLGLPAGVRALAPGERGLPALPRIALALRTAEDRPPPAVARLASILRESASQW